From the genome of Cololabis saira isolate AMF1-May2022 chromosome 1, fColSai1.1, whole genome shotgun sequence:
TAAGTGGCACTCTACAAATGAGTTATTATTAGCAAAGTTATATGTATTTTgtcaataaattaataatattttctATTGTAACCACACACTTTATGGCACCTTTTGTGTTTGAAACTGTTACTGAtgcatacaaaaaaaagaaatatatatatatagagggaATATAGGGGGAGGGAATACAATTATAATtttgtatttagtatttaaaacatgacatttctgccattttttttcaAGAGCCACTACTGCTGTATAGATtagatatattatatattttcaatGGTTTATTTGCAGTGGGATCTCGTTTGCAGCAGGAAAGGGATGAACAAGGCAACAGCTACCGTTTTCTTCATTGGTGTGATGATCGGCGCACCGCTGTTTGGGTTTCTCAGTGACAGGTTAGGTGttcaaagaaaatgtaaaaaatgtaaagtttTAAGTACTTAAGGGAAATGTTGCTGTGTTTAGAAAGTGCATTAAATAATTACTTGCATGGAAAATAGCTATTTTGAACTGTTTGGTCATACTTGCAAGATATTGCATCTAACGCTTTTTCTTTAAACAGAGTCTCTCTTTCACCAGATTTGGGCGACGACCAGTGCTGCTGGTTTCTTATCTGTCATCCCTGACCTTTGCAGTTGTAAGCGCATTCTCCACATCATATATAATGTTCATCATCATGAGATTTTTCACGGGGGTGTCCCTCGCAGGAATAAGTATTATCTCCATTGCTTTAAGTAAGAACCACAAATGCTGACTTTTTAaaatttgtatgtatatatacaggactgtctcagaaaattagaatattgtgataaagttctttattttctgtaataaaaaaacaaaaattattattaaattatggtttacagtttaagattaagattcccagaatattctaattttttgagataggatatttgagttttcttaagctgtaagccatgatcagcaaatattaaaataataaaaggcttgcaatatttcagttgatttgtaatgaatccagaatgtatgacatttttgtttctttaattgcattacagaaaatcataatattcaaattttctgagacagtcctttatatataccggtatatataaaaatgtacacacacagacTGCATAATCTGAATTGCTTCATACTTTCGTTCTGCAGATGTTGAATGGTGTTGCATTGAACGCAGGACTTTCGCAGCTGTAATCATAAGCCTTGACTGGACACTCGGAAACTGGTTGCTGGTTGGAATCGCCTACTATGTGAATGAGTGGCGGATGCTCATTTTGGGCGTGTCCTCCCCCCTGATTCTGGCCATTTTCACTTGGTGGTATCAAAGTTGACTTTTTGTAACTGAAATTTGCTTGATGTAGACGGACTGCAGGGTTCACCATGTCGACCCTTTCAGGTGGCTTCCAGAGTCTGCAAGGTGGCTCATGGCAAATGGGAAGGGGGAAGCTGCTCATCATTACATTGTACAATGTGCAAGGATGAATGACAGATCCAAATACATCAGCACCATCACACCAGAGGTATATGTCTTTTACGTTATATTCTTTCACTTTGACACAGTTAACCATGAGATTGTCAAGAATGCGTCCTGATAATGCAAAAGGAGGTAAATTAGAGATCACGAATGAGCGGTGGAACTTTGTCCTGCTTTCTCACAGGCATTACTGGAATCCTCAGAAGATGAAACAGGACATAAGAAGTACACTATCACTGATCTGTTCAGGAccccaaatataagaaaaattGCAATATGCTCAGGGATTGTATGGTAAGTAATGAAGAGAAAGAATAGCTCAACAGTTTGGAAATGGGCTTTTAATATCCTGCTGAAAATAACATGAAAACAGTGacacatgtacaggactgtctcagaaaattagaatattgtgattttctgtaatgcaattaccggtacaaaaacagaaatgtcatacattctggattcattacaaatcaactgaaatattgcaagccttttattattttaatattgctgatcatggcttacagcttaagaaaactcaaatatcctatctcaaaaaatttgaatattatgggaatcttaatcttaaactgtaagacataatcagcaatattaaaataataaaaggcttgcaatatttcagttgatttgtaatgaatccagaatgtatgacatttttgtttttttaattgcattacagaaaataaagaactttatcataatattctaattttctgagacagtcctgtagttattGCAGGTATAGTGATATGTATGCATGCACATTTATTGTGGTTGCACAAGAACAGACCTTGAGCACAAAAGCGATAGGGTCTACTACACCAGACAAGCCTCCAGCTGAATACTATACAGAAGATCCTGACACAATCCAGTAAAGAAAATAGTGGGATGTAAAATGCAGAAAGGTAAGGCAAATGTGTAACATCCCAAAAAAAGTAGCAGCAATAATGTACAGGAATATCTGCACTGAGTATGGGTTGGAGGTACTAAAGTCAGTCCAGGActggtgaagaaaaaaagaaaaaaaggtgaaaaaggtGCTGTAGGACTGCCAAATCTAGACTGTTAAACTAGTGATGGCTAACCAACCACCAATATTAGAAAACTCCAGAAGAAAAGGTCAGAGATTGATGTAGCAATCCCAAGCAACAGCAACATCAACAAGAAGGAACTgacaagcagaggtgtcaagtaacgaagtacaaatacttcgttaccttacttaagtagaaatttgtgttatctatacttcactggagtaattatttttcagatgactttttacttttactccttacattttcacgcaattatccgtactttttactccttacattttaaaaacagcctcgttactctatttcatttcggcctttaagaaaaaactatccagttaaattgctccatccggatagagtgaatttggttgtggttgtttcagatgttcttgtccagttttgttcttacatccgttccctcagattcctgcaactaaacttggatgtacattccaataaaggttaggataaatgataacatgcctctgaagtttgactttttgcaccattacaatacttataggcaactagtcatcatatctcctgctctctgaaacacatgttaatgctcaatagtacacatatatggttctttaatatatttgcattatactaagatgcattcattttcaatggctttttccccccttacattacttttacttttatactttaagtagttttgaaaccagtacttttatacttttacttgagtaaaaaacttgagttgatacttcaacttctacaggagtatttttaaactctagtatctatacttctacctgagtaatgaatgtgaatacttttgacacctctgctgacaAGTCATCCCCAgactgtgttgttgtttttttcccccacttccATTTTTCTAGGTTTGGAGTTGCATTTACGTATTATGGGATAAGTCTAAATATCACAGGCTTTGGACTAAACCCTTACCTCACGCAATTTATATTTGCATTCATTGAAATGCCGATGAAGATTGCTGTCTATTTCGCCCTGGAGAAGCTGGGCAGGAGGTATTGCGAGATGGGAGCCCTGATATCCACTGGTCTCTGTCTCTTCATCAACATCTTTGTTCCAATTGGTaacatttttcttcatttcttaCATCACACAAGAGCATTTTACTGGATTTCCAGACttttatttattccttttttttcaattccCACGACAGATATGTGGCTCTTTCGTACCATTGTGGCAGTTCTTGGAAAATCCCTGTCCGAGGCGTCGTTCACGATAATATACCTCTACACGACTGAACTTTACCCTACAGTAGTCCGGTTCGTCAACAGGAAAACAAGGATGACCTTCCGCCTGGCTGTTACTACTTGCACAGAGTGTTCAATTCATTTGTTTGTCTTTGCTTTTTCAGACAAAACGGATTAGGCTACACCTCCTTTCTCGCACGGCTGGGCGTGTCCATTTCTCCGCTCATCGTGCTATTGGAGGATACGTGGCATGTCCTCCCTGCAGCCACTTACTGCGGAGTGGCGGTTTGCTCTGGTTTAATTGCTTCTCTCCTGCCTGAAACATTAAACACTCAACTGCCAGAGTTAATCGAAGACATTGAGAAACCCAGGTATAATGGAAACAGTCTGAGAGGAACAGGACATGTAATCTAATATCAAATCTGCAGTAACTGGTTAGCCAAACAGTGATCTTCACTGCTAAAGATTAATCCAGTCAGAAGGCACTGTTTCCGCTCAGCAAAGTTTGCATAATGCCTTCTTAGACATTTACGTATTTCAAACCAACTGTTTA
Proteins encoded in this window:
- the LOC133450781 gene encoding solute carrier family 22 member 7-like — protein: MKFDSILSEINGFGRFQVTLFLLQASSRFTLPCHFLLNNFMAAVPSHHCDIRTLEDGEVFGNLSLQQKLAAGIPAEQDGTLSSCQMFTQPQLQYLSGSNSSEEVDTVTCENGWVYDNSTFKSTLATEWDLVCSRKGMNKATATVFFIGVMIGAPLFGFLSDRFGRRPVLLVSYLSSLTFAVVSAFSTSYIMFIIMRFFTGVSLAGISIISIALNVEWCCIERRTFAAVIISLDWTLGNWLLVGIAYYVNEWRMLILGVSSPLILAIFTWWWLPESARWLMANGKGEAAHHYIVQCARMNDRSKYISTITPEALLESSEDETGHKKYTITDLFRTPNIRKIAICSGIVWFGVAFTYYGISLNITGFGLNPYLTQFIFAFIEMPMKIAVYFALEKLGRRYCEMGALISTGLCLFINIFVPIDMWLFRTIVAVLGKSLSEASFTIIYLYTTELYPTVVRQNGLGYTSFLARLGVSISPLIVLLEDTWHVLPAATYCGVAVCSGLIASLLPETLNTQLPELIEDIEKPRRQSTKEKEVR